A single genomic interval of Bacteroidota bacterium harbors:
- the gap gene encoding type I glyceraldehyde-3-phosphate dehydrogenase, translating into MTKIAINGFGRIGRLTFRVLLTKPGIEVVAINDLTDTKTLAHLLKYDSVHGKFNGTVSFDEHAIIVNGSRIPIFTESEPENLPWKEKDIDVVIESTGRFTEREKAAKHIKAGAKKVVISAPGKGNDIKVIVLGVNENILDKNDAIISNASCTTNCLAPMVKIIDDLCGIDHGFMTTTHAYTADQRLHDAPHHDLRRARAAAYSIIPTSTGAAKAVSEALPHLKGKLNGIALRVPIPDGSITDFVCEVKNPKTVEEINAAFKAAAAGAMKGIVEYSQEPLVSIDIVGNTHSCIFDSELTMVYGNTVKVVGWYDNEVGYSNRIADLVAKLV; encoded by the coding sequence ATGACTAAAATTGCGATTAATGGTTTTGGAAGAATAGGACGTTTGACCTTTAGAGTATTATTAACAAAACCCGGAATAGAGGTAGTAGCAATCAATGATTTGACTGATACCAAGACATTGGCTCATTTATTAAAATATGATTCAGTTCATGGCAAATTTAACGGAACTGTTTCCTTTGATGAACATGCAATCATCGTGAATGGAAGCAGAATTCCAATATTTACAGAATCTGAGCCTGAAAATTTACCTTGGAAAGAGAAAGACATTGATGTTGTGATTGAATCTACAGGTAGATTCACCGAAAGAGAGAAAGCGGCAAAACACATCAAAGCAGGTGCTAAGAAAGTAGTGATATCAGCTCCGGGCAAGGGAAACGATATCAAAGTCATTGTGTTAGGTGTCAATGAAAATATATTGGACAAAAATGATGCGATTATCTCCAACGCTTCTTGTACTACAAATTGTCTGGCGCCTATGGTAAAAATCATAGATGATTTATGTGGCATTGACCACGGTTTTATGACAACAACTCATGCTTACACTGCCGACCAGCGATTGCATGACGCACCTCATCACGATTTGAGAAGAGCTCGAGCAGCTGCATACTCTATCATACCCACAAGTACCGGAGCTGCCAAAGCTGTTAGTGAAGCATTGCCACATTTGAAAGGCAAATTAAACGGGATTGCACTGAGAGTCCCTATCCCGGATGGCTCTATCACCGACTTTGTATGTGAAGTAAAAAACCCCAAGACAGTTGAAGAAATTAATGCGGCATTCAAAGCTGCTGCAGCAGGCGCTATGAAAGGGATTGTTGAATATTCGCAAGAACCACTTGTGTCGATTGATATAGTTGGTAACACACACTCTTGTATTTTTGACAGTGAGCTAACTATGGTGTATGGCAACACAGTCAAAGTAGTAGGGTGGTATGACAATGAAGTTGGTTACTCTAACAGAATAGCTGATTTGGTTGCTAAATTGGTGTAG